Proteins co-encoded in one Deltaproteobacteria bacterium genomic window:
- a CDS encoding CHASE2 domain-containing protein yields MRILRFVFKDWVLGIWLTLLVLGASSLEYFPLNRLDYAAYDLMSRMRKSGAPADVVVVAIDEKSEEAQGSWPWPRAHTASLVERLESYGPKVVGVDIFYPERESIPGLVSVRKVSDNLKNTKGKGIRKLYRSLKEAERQLEGDPRLVSSAKSSGNAVYPFLFAVTGKAGEDEVPPFLEKNSVVIDTPPVNITRVKADLLSLKNPLPALIRRKKEAKSVKHPFGGLAAAARSLGHGNIIPDGDGTVRHEALLVPYRGRYYPSFALQIALAYLINDTRPVAALRVDDAVPGLGMGETHIPTDGDFRMLPNFGGREKIPAFSSADVMGGTVEGKEFRGKAVLIGYTGAGARRYPVPSGESLSAVEIAAGAVDSIIRDNHIVRPRWAFGIEFLVIAYFGVFVSFILPRVGVKVGGLLIVLSILPAFAAAAFLFFSLGYWVMLFSPSLLLLAGYLSVVTREYVSFGKRSAKEADTIESNKMLGLSFQNQGLLDLALEKFMKCPVRDQSVKVLLYNLGLDFERKRMPAKAIAVYEHILKAGGFKDAKKRARNLEASEGTAVISRDASSRGTMMQNAGPGANPTLGRYEILRELGRGSMGMVFLGRDPKINREVAIKTLTYADVEEEQLAEVKKRFSQEAEAAGRLSHPNIVTIYDAGEEHDMAYMAMELLAGSDLRAFCSRGNLLPSKEVMRIIADVADALDYAHKKGIIHRDIKPANMMLLDDGTVKVTDFGIARIVEHSTTHTRMIQGTPGYMSPEQVNGEKVGPQSDLFSLGVVFYELLSGKKAFPGDGVSSIMYRISKGKHLPLSTVARKVPNRLNSIVKKLMATKTAKRYKRGSDVAKDIRALLDGRI; encoded by the coding sequence GTGCGGATACTGCGATTCGTTTTCAAGGACTGGGTTCTGGGAATCTGGCTCACCCTGCTCGTTCTGGGGGCCTCTTCCCTCGAATATTTCCCCCTGAACAGGCTCGACTACGCAGCTTACGATCTGATGTCGCGGATGAGAAAAAGCGGCGCCCCGGCGGACGTGGTCGTCGTGGCGATAGATGAAAAAAGCGAAGAGGCCCAGGGGAGCTGGCCCTGGCCCCGGGCGCACACAGCCAGCTTGGTCGAGCGCCTTGAAAGCTACGGGCCGAAAGTGGTGGGTGTCGACATTTTCTACCCCGAGAGGGAGTCGATCCCCGGCCTCGTTTCGGTGCGGAAGGTATCCGATAACCTCAAAAACACGAAGGGCAAGGGGATCAGGAAGCTGTACCGGTCGCTGAAAGAGGCGGAAAGGCAGCTCGAGGGGGACCCCCGGCTCGTATCGTCGGCGAAATCTTCGGGCAACGCGGTATATCCCTTCCTATTCGCCGTGACGGGAAAGGCCGGCGAAGACGAAGTACCCCCGTTTCTCGAGAAAAACTCGGTCGTTATCGACACTCCTCCCGTCAATATTACGCGCGTCAAAGCCGACCTTCTGTCCCTGAAAAACCCCCTTCCCGCCTTGATTCGGAGGAAAAAAGAAGCGAAAAGCGTAAAGCACCCCTTCGGTGGGCTCGCCGCGGCTGCCCGCTCCCTCGGCCACGGAAACATTATACCGGACGGGGACGGCACGGTGAGGCACGAGGCGCTGCTCGTCCCTTACCGGGGCAGGTACTACCCCTCCTTCGCCCTCCAGATCGCCCTCGCCTATCTGATTAACGATACTCGCCCTGTGGCCGCCCTTCGGGTCGATGACGCAGTCCCGGGGCTTGGCATGGGAGAAACCCACATCCCCACGGACGGAGATTTCCGCATGCTCCCCAACTTCGGGGGCAGGGAAAAAATCCCCGCTTTTTCCTCTGCCGACGTCATGGGGGGCACGGTAGAGGGAAAGGAGTTCAGGGGCAAGGCGGTCCTGATCGGGTACACGGGAGCCGGCGCCAGGCGCTATCCTGTCCCGTCCGGCGAGTCTTTGTCCGCCGTCGAAATAGCCGCAGGTGCGGTGGACAGCATCATCAGGGACAACCATATCGTGCGCCCGAGGTGGGCATTCGGCATAGAGTTTCTGGTCATCGCCTATTTCGGCGTGTTCGTCTCCTTCATCCTGCCGCGGGTGGGGGTAAAAGTGGGGGGACTCCTCATCGTTCTGTCTATTCTGCCTGCCTTCGCGGCGGCGGCATTTCTTTTCTTCTCCCTGGGATACTGGGTCATGCTCTTTTCCCCATCCCTGCTCCTTTTAGCGGGCTACCTCTCCGTTGTCACCAGGGAATACGTTTCCTTCGGTAAGAGGTCCGCAAAAGAGGCCGACACCATCGAGAGCAATAAGATGCTCGGCCTGTCGTTCCAGAACCAGGGACTTCTTGACCTGGCCCTCGAGAAGTTCATGAAGTGCCCCGTGAGGGACCAGTCGGTCAAGGTGCTCCTCTACAACCTCGGGCTGGATTTCGAGAGAAAGAGAATGCCCGCGAAGGCAATAGCCGTCTATGAGCATATCCTGAAAGCCGGCGGCTTCAAAGACGCGAAAAAAAGAGCCAGAAATCTGGAGGCATCAGAGGGAACCGCTGTCATCAGCAGGGACGCATCGAGCAGGGGCACGATGATGCAAAACGCAGGCCCCGGGGCCAACCCCACACTTGGTCGGTACGAGATTTTGCGGGAACTCGGGCGCGGCTCGATGGGCATGGTCTTTCTGGGCCGCGACCCGAAGATAAACCGCGAGGTGGCGATCAAGACCCTCACCTACGCCGATGTGGAAGAAGAGCAGCTCGCCGAGGTAAAAAAGCGCTTCTCCCAGGAGGCCGAGGCGGCGGGGAGGCTTTCTCACCCGAACATCGTGACCATCTACGACGCAGGGGAGGAGCACGACATGGCATACATGGCCATGGAATTGCTCGCGGGAAGCGACCTCCGCGCATTCTGCAGCCGCGGGAACCTCCTTCCATCCAAGGAAGTCATGCGCATCATTGCCGACGTGGCCGATGCGCTTGATTATGCCCATAAAAAGGGCATCATACACAGGGACATCAAACCGGCCAACATGATGCTCCTTGACGACGGCACCGTGAAGGTCACCGACTTCGGCATCGCCAGGATCGTCGAGCACTCGACGACCCACACACGCATGATACAGGGAACGCCGGGTTACATGTCGCCGGAGCAGGTAAACGGAGAGAAAGTCGGCCCCCAGTCCGATCTCTTCTCGCTGGGCGTCGTCTTCTACGAGCTTCTCTCGGGCAAGAAGGCTTTTCCGGGCGACGGCGTGTCCTCCATCATGTACCGCATATCGAAAGGCAAGCACCTCCCCCTTTCCACCGTGGCGAGGAAAGTGCCCAACCGCCTGAACTCCATCGTGAAAAAGCTCATGGCCACGAAAACGGCGAAAAGGTACAAGAGAGGGTCCGACGTGGCAAAGGATATACGGGCGCTGCTCGATGGGAGGATCTAG
- a CDS encoding AAA family ATPase encodes MVHLRKVTLLPHKYPTRVRYPFNLEVFHKTEHIVFDTPVSFFAGENGTGKSTLLKAICRSCEIPIWEPPERRRVENNPYEERLQDCIGITWEQGRVTGSFFGSEIFLYYAQILDEFAAADAGQLKYFGGKSLMTQSHGESLLSFFRARYQIRGLYLLDEPETALSPRSQLDLLGVILDAAGAGHAQFIMATHSPILLSLPGASIYSFDHVPIRKVAYEDTDHYKVYREFMSGRERYLRDVGD; translated from the coding sequence ATGGTGCACCTCAGGAAGGTCACGCTCCTTCCCCACAAATACCCGACCAGGGTACGCTACCCCTTCAACCTCGAGGTCTTTCATAAAACGGAGCATATCGTTTTCGACACTCCCGTATCGTTTTTTGCAGGCGAGAATGGGACGGGCAAATCAACGCTGCTCAAGGCGATCTGTCGCAGCTGCGAAATCCCGATCTGGGAGCCGCCGGAGCGAAGGCGCGTGGAAAACAACCCCTACGAAGAGCGGCTGCAGGATTGTATCGGTATCACGTGGGAACAGGGGAGGGTTACCGGTTCATTCTTCGGCTCGGAAATATTTTTGTATTACGCGCAGATACTCGACGAGTTCGCCGCAGCCGATGCCGGCCAGCTGAAATATTTCGGCGGGAAATCCCTCATGACACAATCACACGGCGAGTCTCTCCTCTCCTTTTTCCGGGCCAGGTATCAGATCAGGGGGCTCTACCTGCTCGATGAGCCCGAGACTGCACTCTCCCCGAGGAGCCAGCTCGACCTTCTCGGGGTGATCCTCGACGCCGCGGGGGCGGGACACGCCCAATTCATCATGGCCACCCACTCTCCGATACTGCTTTCCTTACCGGGGGCCTCTATCTACAGCTTCGACCACGTCCCCATCCGCAAGGTTGCCTATGAGGATACCGACCACTACAAGGTGTACAGGGAGTTCATGAGCGGCAGGGAGCGGTACCTGAGGGATGTGGGGGACTGA
- a CDS encoding disulfide bond formation protein DsbA — protein MVLAIDIFSDVICPWCFIGKRRLEKALELFGGKAETRVTWLPFQLNPGMPKEGMKRSEYRVAKFGSLERSDELDAHVLAAGLEEGIPFDFGRIQLTPNTLDAHRLIWLAGQKNLQDPVVETLFSAYFLDGKDVGEQNFLRKIAESAGLESRNEEDMFGEESLAAVTMEEERGRRLGIASVPSFLIGNKYLVSGARYPETLLSAFIQIVERGEAGG, from the coding sequence ATGGTACTGGCGATCGACATCTTTTCGGACGTGATCTGTCCCTGGTGCTTCATCGGGAAGCGCCGCCTCGAGAAGGCGCTGGAACTTTTCGGCGGGAAGGCAGAGACCCGCGTGACCTGGCTCCCTTTTCAGCTCAACCCCGGTATGCCGAAGGAGGGGATGAAGAGGTCCGAGTACCGCGTGGCGAAGTTCGGGAGCCTCGAAAGAAGCGATGAGCTCGACGCCCACGTGCTGGCAGCGGGGTTGGAAGAGGGCATACCCTTTGATTTCGGCCGTATACAGCTGACACCCAACACCCTGGACGCTCATCGCCTGATCTGGCTCGCCGGGCAAAAAAACCTGCAGGACCCCGTCGTGGAAACCCTTTTTTCGGCCTATTTTCTGGATGGGAAAGATGTGGGGGAACAAAATTTCTTGCGGAAAATTGCCGAGTCGGCCGGCCTCGAGTCACGAAATGAGGAAGATATGTTCGGCGAGGAGAGCCTCGCGGCCGTTACGATGGAGGAGGAGCGGGGGCGCAGACTCGGTATCGCCAGCGTGCCGAGCTTTTTGATCGGCAATAAATACCTCGTTTCCGGAGCCCGGTACCCGGAGACACTGCTGTCGGCATTTATCCAGATAGTTGAGAGAGGCGAGGCCGGTGGCTAG
- a CDS encoding zinc-binding dehydrogenase, with product MTKAVQIHETGGPEVMKWEEIDVGRPREGEVLLRHTAVGLNYIDVYHRTGLYPVGDLPTVIGMEGAGVVEEIGEGVSGVAPGDRVAYAGVPMGSYAEVRIMPEHRLVKIPDGIDDVAAGAMMLKGMTARYLLRRTCPVQAGETILFHAAAGGVGLIACQWARHLGVTVIGTVGSEEKAELARQHGCHHTILYREENFVSRVREIT from the coding sequence ATGACGAAGGCAGTTCAAATTCACGAAACCGGCGGTCCCGAGGTCATGAAGTGGGAGGAAATCGATGTGGGAAGGCCCCGGGAGGGCGAAGTGCTCCTGCGCCACACAGCCGTGGGGCTGAACTATATCGATGTGTACCACCGCACCGGGCTGTATCCCGTTGGGGACCTGCCCACGGTAATCGGCATGGAAGGTGCGGGAGTGGTCGAGGAGATCGGCGAGGGCGTCTCGGGAGTCGCTCCCGGGGACCGCGTTGCCTATGCCGGTGTCCCGATGGGCTCGTACGCCGAGGTGCGGATCATGCCGGAGCACCGCCTGGTCAAGATTCCAGACGGCATCGATGATGTGGCGGCGGGGGCGATGATGCTCAAGGGGATGACGGCCCGGTATCTGCTCCGCCGCACCTGCCCCGTTCAGGCAGGGGAGACGATACTGTTCCACGCGGCGGCAGGGGGCGTGGGGCTTATCGCCTGCCAGTGGGCCAGGCACCTGGGCGTGACGGTCATCGGCACGGTGGGCAGCGAGGAAAAGGCCGAACTGGCCAGGCAGCACGGCTGCCACCATACGATCCTCTACCGGGAGGAGAACTTTGTGAGCCGCGTTCGGGAGATCACC
- a CDS encoding quinone oxidoreductase has translation KGVVRIEVNQTYPLSDAGQAHIDLESRKTTASTVLIP, from the coding sequence AAAGGGTGTGGTCAGGATAGAGGTGAACCAGACCTATCCGCTCAGCGATGCGGGTCAGGCCCACATTGACCTGGAGTCGAGAAAGACCACGGCATCGACGGTCCTCATTCCCTGA
- a CDS encoding heme-binding protein translates to MVAGKEVYCFLLALPIAVAACGAKAPEPGYIILSEEDGYEVREYAKYVVAEVTVTGTHREALYGGFRILFDYIDGNNAAREKMEMTAPVTREKPQGPEKIPMTAPVILEGDGEVYVVAFVMPLAYRIDTLPRPGNARISFREVEGRKVAALRFSWYATEKRVKEKKKTLEEHLARDGYRATSTFRAAYYNPPWTLPFLRRNEILVDIE, encoded by the coding sequence ATGGTTGCGGGTAAGGAGGTATATTGTTTTCTCCTGGCGCTCCCCATAGCGGTCGCCGCCTGCGGCGCCAAAGCCCCGGAACCCGGTTACATAATCCTCAGCGAAGAGGATGGCTACGAGGTGCGCGAGTACGCGAAATATGTCGTTGCCGAGGTTACGGTAACCGGGACGCACCGTGAAGCGCTCTACGGCGGGTTCCGGATCCTCTTCGATTACATCGATGGAAACAACGCGGCCCGGGAGAAAATGGAGATGACGGCCCCCGTGACACGGGAGAAACCGCAGGGGCCGGAAAAGATTCCCATGACCGCCCCGGTTATCCTCGAGGGGGACGGGGAGGTATACGTGGTCGCCTTCGTTATGCCCCTTGCCTACCGCATCGATACCCTTCCCCGGCCGGGCAACGCCCGCATCAGCTTCCGGGAGGTGGAGGGAAGGAAGGTTGCGGCACTTCGCTTCTCCTGGTACGCCACGGAGAAAAGGGTAAAAGAGAAGAAAAAAACGCTGGAAGAGCACCTGGCACGGGACGGATACAGGGCAACATCAACCTTCCGCGCCGCCTATTACAACCCCCCCTGGACGCTTCCCTTCCTCAGGAGAAACGAGATCCTCGTTGATATCGAGTAG
- a CDS encoding NAD(P)H-dependent oxidoreductase: MKIVGISGSLRKGSFNTALLLAAAEVSPKDCVLEIASIRGIPLYDGDMEKEIGIPEAVVKLKERIAVADGLLLATPEYNSSIPGVLKNAIDWLSRPPEDIPWVFANRPVGIIGATPGQGGTRFSQTAWLPVLRSLGARAWFGRQLYVSQAAGLFDGSGKLVDEKTRGRLESFMEGFAAFVKG, from the coding sequence ATCAAGATAGTGGGAATTTCGGGAAGCCTCAGGAAAGGTTCCTTCAACACGGCTCTCTTGCTTGCCGCTGCCGAAGTGTCCCCGAAGGACTGCGTCCTGGAAATTGCGAGCATCAGGGGAATCCCCCTTTACGACGGGGACATGGAAAAGGAGATCGGGATCCCCGAAGCGGTTGTAAAGCTCAAGGAGCGGATAGCGGTTGCCGACGGACTCCTTCTGGCCACACCGGAATACAACAGTTCGATTCCCGGAGTCCTCAAGAATGCCATCGACTGGCTCTCGAGGCCCCCCGAGGATATCCCCTGGGTGTTTGCCAACAGGCCGGTGGGCATTATCGGGGCAACGCCCGGGCAGGGGGGGACGCGCTTTTCCCAGACGGCCTGGCTGCCCGTACTCCGGTCTCTGGGCGCGCGGGCATGGTTCGGCAGGCAGCTCTATGTAAGCCAGGCTGCCGGGCTTTTTGACGGGTCGGGAAAGCTGGTCGATGAGAAAACGCGGGGCCGCCTCGAATCCTTCATGGAGGGTTTTGCCGCCTTCGTGAAAGGGTAG
- the sppA gene encoding signal peptide peptidase SppA: MVKRGIYLALTLALLHFPGCAVNMSLVPQPAELKEKVLEGTGRPKILLVNVSGFITERARTDRLGLIRRPSIVEQIREELRMAEADRDLAGVILKINSPGGLVTATDILYHEIGNFRERKKIPVFACIMSVGASGGYYVASAADEIIAHPTALAGSIGVIVLKFNIEGLLGKIGVEEETYKSGDKKDIFSPFRARTPEEKEIIQAIIDSLFERFLDAVHSRRKGVLAMEELKVLADGRIYTADQALGAKLIDRIGYLDDAIRTMKESLGIEEARVVTYYRTGEYKGSIYAASGDSNSPVEDIITGGKDAFAPLAGVEFMYLWMP, encoded by the coding sequence ATGGTGAAAAGAGGCATTTATCTGGCACTTACGCTTGCTCTCCTGCATTTCCCCGGATGTGCCGTGAACATGTCCCTCGTTCCGCAGCCGGCGGAGCTGAAGGAAAAGGTCTTAGAAGGAACGGGCCGCCCGAAGATTCTCCTAGTCAACGTGTCGGGATTTATCACGGAACGGGCCCGAACGGACCGCCTGGGGCTCATAAGGAGACCTTCCATCGTAGAGCAGATACGGGAGGAGCTGAGGATGGCAGAGGCGGACCGCGACCTGGCCGGTGTGATCCTGAAGATCAACTCACCGGGGGGGCTGGTGACGGCCACGGACATCCTCTACCACGAAATCGGGAACTTCAGGGAGAGAAAGAAGATCCCCGTCTTTGCCTGCATCATGAGCGTTGGCGCCTCGGGGGGGTACTACGTGGCTTCGGCAGCGGACGAGATCATCGCCCACCCCACGGCCCTTGCGGGAAGTATCGGCGTGATTGTCCTCAAGTTCAACATCGAGGGGCTGCTCGGCAAGATCGGCGTGGAAGAGGAGACGTACAAATCGGGTGACAAGAAGGATATCTTCTCCCCCTTCCGGGCGCGCACGCCCGAGGAGAAGGAGATCATTCAGGCGATCATCGACTCACTCTTCGAACGGTTCCTCGACGCGGTGCACTCCCGGCGGAAGGGCGTGCTGGCCATGGAGGAACTGAAAGTGCTCGCCGACGGGCGCATCTACACGGCCGATCAGGCACTCGGGGCAAAGCTCATCGACCGGATCGGGTATCTTGACGACGCCATTCGCACCATGAAAGAGTCTCTCGGCATCGAGGAGGCCCGGGTGGTCACGTACTACCGCACGGGGGAGTACAAGGGGTCGATCTATGCCGCATCCGGGGACAGCAATTCCCCCGTCGAGGACATCATCACCGGGGGGAAGGACGCTTTCGCCCCGCTGGCAGGGGTCGAGTTCATGTACCTCTGGATGCCGTGA
- a CDS encoding TetR family transcriptional regulator, with the protein MSLGKRARGDKRAMIIEAAARVFAQKGFSGTVMAEIADLAGVGKGTIYEYFDSKEELFFSVFEWFSRELGASVTVSVAALGGSASERLMALSSSLMRSWDEIRDMFSLFFEFWAASQSSQMRERFKNAFREAYGEFRGIVSSLIREGMARGEFLPHVDPEAVAAALVGTWDALFLQAWFEDSFDLTATARNFMTVLIQGLQGSGGGRGEP; encoded by the coding sequence ATGAGCCTGGGCAAAAGGGCAAGAGGAGACAAGCGGGCGATGATCATCGAGGCGGCGGCACGGGTCTTCGCGCAGAAAGGGTTTTCCGGTACGGTCATGGCCGAGATCGCAGACCTGGCCGGAGTCGGGAAGGGGACGATCTACGAGTATTTCGATAGCAAGGAGGAGCTGTTCTTTTCCGTGTTCGAGTGGTTTTCAAGGGAACTCGGTGCGTCGGTCACGGTCAGCGTTGCCGCCCTGGGGGGTTCTGCTTCGGAGCGCCTCATGGCCCTGAGCAGTTCGCTCATGAGATCCTGGGACGAGATACGGGACATGTTCTCCCTGTTCTTCGAGTTCTGGGCCGCATCCCAGTCGTCCCAGATGCGGGAGCGGTTCAAAAACGCATTTCGAGAGGCCTACGGGGAATTCCGCGGTATCGTCTCATCCCTGATACGGGAAGGGATGGCGCGCGGCGAGTTCCTTCCCCATGTGGATCCCGAAGCCGTGGCTGCAGCCCTGGTGGGGACGTGGGATGCCCTTTTTCTCCAGGCGTGGTTCGAAGATTCCTTCGACCTCACCGCCACGGCGAGAAATTTCATGACCGTGCTGATACAGGGCTTGCAAGGTTCAGGGGGCGGAAGGGGGGAACCCTGA
- a CDS encoding outer membrane lipoprotein-sorting protein, with protein sequence MREKMWLFIWLTLLGLVLRCGGAHALDASSLVEASVEYYRGEASVAVVDMVIHRPKWERAMTIKGWTKGRKKSLFTITAPPKDEGNGTLKRGVEMWTYNPKINRVIKLPPSMMSQAWMGSDFSNNDLAKSDSIVDEYTHRIVGEETHEGKKVFVIESVPKPHAPVVWGMQKLKIREDYILLAEEFYDEDLKLVKAMTGEQIQMLGGRLFPRVWKMQKAGALDEYTLLHYRELEFKDDLPESFFTLGELRKPRR encoded by the coding sequence ATGCGTGAAAAGATGTGGCTGTTTATCTGGCTGACCCTCCTGGGCCTTGTTCTGCGGTGCGGTGGAGCGCACGCGCTGGACGCTTCGTCCCTGGTGGAGGCTTCCGTAGAGTATTACCGGGGCGAGGCCTCCGTTGCGGTGGTGGACATGGTCATCCACCGGCCGAAGTGGGAGCGGGCAATGACGATAAAGGGGTGGACCAAAGGGCGCAAGAAAAGCCTCTTTACCATAACCGCCCCCCCAAAGGACGAGGGAAACGGGACCCTCAAGCGGGGTGTCGAGATGTGGACATACAATCCCAAGATAAACCGGGTCATAAAGCTTCCCCCATCGATGATGTCCCAGGCATGGATGGGCTCCGATTTTTCAAACAACGACCTGGCAAAGTCCGACAGCATCGTCGACGAATATACCCACAGGATCGTCGGCGAGGAGACACACGAGGGGAAGAAGGTGTTCGTCATCGAGTCGGTTCCCAAACCACACGCCCCCGTAGTGTGGGGGATGCAGAAACTGAAGATCCGGGAGGATTACATCCTCCTCGCCGAGGAGTTTTACGACGAGGATCTCAAGCTGGTCAAAGCGATGACGGGGGAGCAGATACAGATGCTGGGCGGCAGGCTCTTTCCCCGGGTGTGGAAGATGCAGAAAGCAGGAGCCCTGGACGAGTACACCCTTTTGCACTACCGGGAACTCGAGTTCAAGGACGATCTGCCCGAAAGCTTCTTCACGCTCGGTGAATTGCGAAAGCCCCGGAGGTAG
- a CDS encoding FtsX-like permease family protein: protein MAWRNIWRNPRRSILTIMAIVFATLLLVFMLSWQFGSYHTMIDTSVKMYTGHLQVQEKGYGEKKDIRLAVPDPEGVARILDGVTGVDAYSTRASAFSLVSSRERTSGVLVVGIDPVREGSVSTITKLIRKGSFLSSGDTNRAVVGALLSKNMQVVPGDELVLLGQGRDGSIAATVVSVRGIFESGQDEFDRGTILIPLPFFQDVFSMNGAVHEVVVLGRSQDDVATMKETIAARIARLEGGEQLVVLDWMELLPGIVQAIKMDLVSGFIFYVILIVVVGFSILNTFLMAIFERKKEFGVLSALGAGPKRLMKLLLIESASMTLVGIVLGIAGGCLVTWYFQVHGILLPGASDWLRMYGLPERMFPRLSLLSISIGAGIVLIITLLTALYPAFAVRRIEPARALKAA, encoded by the coding sequence ATGGCATGGCGGAACATCTGGCGAAACCCGAGAAGGTCGATCCTGACCATAATGGCAATCGTCTTTGCAACACTCCTGCTCGTTTTCATGCTCTCCTGGCAGTTCGGCTCGTACCACACCATGATCGATACGTCGGTAAAAATGTACACGGGCCACCTCCAGGTGCAGGAGAAAGGGTACGGGGAAAAGAAGGACATCCGGCTTGCAGTGCCCGACCCTGAAGGGGTAGCCCGCATACTCGACGGCGTTACAGGTGTCGACGCCTATTCAACGCGTGCCAGCGCATTCTCTCTGGTCTCGTCGAGGGAACGAACGAGCGGGGTCCTGGTCGTCGGGATCGACCCGGTGCGGGAAGGCAGCGTCTCGACCATAACGAAGCTGATCCGAAAAGGGAGCTTTTTGTCATCGGGGGACACCAACCGGGCCGTCGTTGGCGCTCTTCTGTCGAAAAACATGCAGGTGGTCCCCGGGGATGAGCTCGTGCTCCTGGGCCAGGGGCGCGATGGTTCTATCGCGGCAACCGTGGTCAGTGTGCGGGGGATATTCGAATCCGGCCAGGATGAATTCGACCGGGGAACGATCCTGATCCCCCTCCCGTTTTTTCAGGATGTCTTCAGCATGAACGGTGCCGTTCATGAGGTGGTTGTTCTCGGAAGATCCCAGGATGACGTTGCTACGATGAAAGAAACCATTGCCGCCCGCATTGCCCGGCTCGAAGGCGGTGAACAGCTGGTTGTGCTGGACTGGATGGAGCTTTTACCGGGGATCGTCCAGGCCATCAAGATGGACCTGGTCAGCGGGTTCATCTTCTATGTCATTCTCATCGTCGTCGTCGGCTTCAGTATCCTGAATACCTTTCTTATGGCAATATTCGAGCGGAAAAAGGAGTTCGGTGTCCTTTCGGCTCTGGGGGCCGGACCAAAGCGGCTGATGAAGCTTTTGCTCATCGAATCGGCGAGCATGACGCTGGTGGGAATAGTTCTCGGGATCGCCGGTGGATGCCTCGTCACCTGGTACTTTCAGGTGCACGGGATTCTCCTCCCCGGTGCTTCCGACTGGCTCCGCATGTACGGGTTGCCCGAGAGGATGTTCCCCCGCCTCTCTCTTCTGTCCATCTCCATCGGTGCGGGTATCGTGCTGATCATAACGCTTCTGACGGCCCTTTATCCGGCCTTTGCCGTGCGGCGCATCGAGCCGGCAAGGGCACTCAAGGCGGCATAG
- a CDS encoding FtsX-like permease family protein → MYFQLGWRNIWRNPRRTMVILTAVIIGVWSMVFLGGLMRGFADQLVRNSIATLTGHIQVHAKGYRDDPAIEHSISDASKLQAVLESTLPPGANWAFRVRVSAVASNARHSSGVVMVGVEPEEEARVSFIGKAVTDGDYLESGDEYGIIVGAALFEKFETKRGHKLVLMAQDTQKEIASRAFRITGIFRAELEATEKQFVFVTMPAAKEMLKFEGGISEVTIVLPRRQGAERVAEDLRKKLSRDTYEVHTWRELLPLTTAILKMYDGFIIWWFLVVFIAMAFGIVNTTLMAVFERVREFGLQKALGMKPLWIVRGVITETACLLFLGMLAGNTLGYLTVYSLARRGIDLTSLSAGMEFFGYSRIIYPVIHGRDLFVANAVVLVLGLLVSLYPAVKAARISPVSAMTQT, encoded by the coding sequence TTGTATTTCCAGTTAGGCTGGCGGAACATATGGCGAAACCCACGGCGGACCATGGTTATCCTGACCGCCGTGATCATCGGGGTCTGGAGCATGGTTTTTCTCGGGGGGCTCATGCGGGGGTTTGCCGACCAGCTCGTTCGAAACAGCATTGCCACCCTTACCGGCCACATTCAGGTTCACGCGAAGGGGTATCGCGACGATCCGGCCATCGAACACAGCATCTCCGATGCTTCGAAACTGCAGGCGGTCCTCGAAAGTACCTTACCTCCCGGCGCAAACTGGGCTTTCCGGGTCAGGGTAAGCGCCGTTGCAAGCAACGCGCGGCATTCCAGCGGTGTGGTCATGGTGGGAGTCGAGCCGGAAGAGGAGGCCCGTGTCTCCTTCATCGGAAAGGCGGTGACCGATGGAGATTACCTGGAATCGGGTGATGAGTACGGGATAATCGTGGGAGCGGCCCTCTTTGAGAAATTCGAGACGAAACGGGGGCACAAACTGGTACTCATGGCGCAGGACACACAAAAGGAGATAGCTTCCCGTGCCTTCCGCATCACCGGGATCTTCAGGGCCGAACTGGAGGCCACGGAGAAGCAGTTCGTTTTTGTAACCATGCCCGCGGCAAAAGAAATGCTGAAGTTTGAAGGAGGGATCTCGGAAGTTACGATAGTTTTGCCGCGCCGGCAGGGCGCGGAGAGGGTGGCGGAAGATTTGCGGAAGAAACTTTCCCGGGATACATATGAAGTGCACACCTGGCGGGAGCTCCTGCCCCTCACCACGGCGATTTTGAAGATGTATGACGGCTTCATCATCTGGTGGTTCCTCGTCGTATTCATCGCCATGGCCTTTGGCATCGTGAACACGACGCTGATGGCCGTCTTCGAGCGGGTGCGGGAGTTCGGCCTGCAAAAGGCGCTGGGCATGAAACCGCTGTGGATAGTACGGGGCGTGATCACGGAGACGGCCTGTCTCCTCTTCCTCGGCATGCTCGCGGGAAACACCCTGGGATATCTGACCGTTTATTCCCTTGCAAGGAGGGGGATAGACCTTACCTCTCTCTCTGCCGGGATGGAGTTTTTCGGTTACTCCCGTATCATCTACCCCGTCATTCACGGCAGGGATCTGTTTGTTGCCAACGCCGTCGTCCTGGTGCTGGGACTCCTCGTGAGCCTTTACCCCGCGGTGAAAGCTGCCCGGATCAGCCCCGTTTCTGCCATGACCCAGACGTGA